The Clostridium sporogenes genome contains a region encoding:
- a CDS encoding GtrA family protein yields MRLMTKVNKYIFHGKFKHISRFSIVGVANTGIDFLMFTVFNELVGVGYITSQIIGYSFGIMNSFIFNKKWTFKERKVSKKILYELMQFIVVNLVSLIITVFVMNFLAKNLNINVYLAKVIVTIIAQATNFIAYKFIVFK; encoded by the coding sequence ATGAGATTAATGACTAAAGTAAACAAATATATATTCCATGGCAAATTTAAACATATAAGTCGTTTTTCAATAGTAGGTGTTGCAAATACTGGCATAGACTTTTTAATGTTTACAGTATTTAATGAGTTAGTTGGAGTAGGATATATAACTAGTCAAATCATAGGTTATAGTTTTGGAATAATGAATAGCTTTATATTTAATAAAAAATGGACTTTTAAGGAACGTAAAGTTAGTAAGAAGATATTATATGAACTTATGCAATTTATAGTGGTCAACTTAGTTTCACTTATAATAACAGTTTTCGTTATGAATTTTTTAGCAAAAAATCTTAATATAAATGTGTATTTAGCAAAAGTAATAGTTACAATCATAGCTCAAGCAACAAACTTTATAGCATATAAATTTATTGTGTTTAAGTAA
- a CDS encoding ABC transporter substrate-binding protein, protein MLKKCVTLFIGFIFILGMVGCSKSTQEQNGKGKTIGIEEQKQNKSKSKNNYPVNIKVYTDEGKEIVQTIEKEPKRVVIMGQSMAELMIKFGLQDKVVGVGYLDKSFSKYEDEISKMPIIAKSWPSKEAIIALKPDIIYSMSSAFKGDRVGDISFWNDRGIPVLPAVNFTIGRSIDEYFKDIKNFGLAFNIENETNKYLKEQNDRMDKVKEVAKKAKTTPNVLLVASAGRENYDYYPPSGCIIDEVIEDTGGKYIELSKDSYMEMSIESIIAANPEKIIITEFQGSDREKIKNKIISNKRLQNVTAIKTGNVMVVDYTNAIRGSFELSDLYEDVAKFIHPELFGGN, encoded by the coding sequence ATGTTAAAAAAATGTGTAACATTATTTATAGGATTTATTTTTATTTTAGGGATGGTAGGATGCTCTAAATCTACACAGGAGCAGAATGGAAAAGGCAAAACTATAGGCATAGAAGAACAAAAACAAAATAAATCTAAAAGTAAAAATAATTATCCTGTTAATATTAAGGTTTATACTGATGAGGGAAAAGAGATAGTACAAACCATAGAAAAAGAACCTAAGAGAGTGGTGATAATGGGACAATCTATGGCTGAATTAATGATTAAATTTGGATTACAAGATAAAGTTGTTGGGGTAGGATATCTTGATAAATCTTTTTCAAAATATGAGGATGAAATATCTAAAATGCCTATTATTGCAAAATCATGGCCTTCTAAAGAAGCAATAATCGCTTTGAAGCCTGATATTATTTATTCTATGTCTTCAGCCTTTAAAGGAGATAGAGTAGGTGACATTTCCTTTTGGAATGATAGAGGTATTCCAGTTCTTCCAGCAGTAAACTTTACAATAGGACGAAGCATTGATGAATACTTTAAAGACATTAAGAATTTTGGATTAGCTTTTAACATCGAAAATGAGACAAATAAGTATTTAAAAGAACAAAATGATAGAATGGATAAAGTTAAAGAAGTAGCTAAAAAAGCAAAAACTACCCCAAATGTATTACTTGTGGCAAGTGCCGGACGTGAAAATTATGATTATTATCCGCCATCAGGATGCATAATTGATGAAGTAATTGAAGATACAGGTGGGAAATATATAGAATTATCAAAGGATTCATATATGGAAATGTCAATTGAATCAATTATTGCTGCAAATCCAGAAAAAATAATTATAACTGAGTTCCAAGGTTCTGATAGGGAAAAGATAAAAAATAAAATAATTTCTAATAAAAGACTGCAAAATGTTACTGCAATAAAGACAGGTAATGTGATGGTTGTAGACTACACCAATGCAATACGTGGAAGTTTTGAACTCTCAGATTTATATGAAGATGTTGCAAAATTCATTCATCCTGAATTATTTGGAGGAAATTAG
- a CDS encoding FecCD family ABC transporter permease, with product MLQTGKVGVAKYNAVNYGGTSKRRSLFTAIIIGLVAILILSIIISVSIGQVSIPFSQSYRILIYKLTGLQTGNLDQFMNGMFEEIIWQIRFPRVLLAMIAGIGLTLCGVVMQASVQNPLADPYILGISSGASLGATFSIMIGFGVAGTLSELGVAFWAFIGAFGAGALVMGLASIGGKMSSVKLVLAGTVINALCNAISSFIVYFAKDAEGIRSVTFWTMGSLTSAQWGKLPIITTIVMLAVVLFLSQARIMNTMMMGEETAVTLGINLNFYRRFYMVISVAVTGVIVATCGIIGFVGLIVPHIVRSIVGSDNKRLLPTSILFSAIFLIWADIFARTIIPNGELPIGIITSLLGAPVFMYMLVKRSYGFGGK from the coding sequence ATGTTACAAACAGGAAAAGTAGGAGTAGCAAAATATAATGCAGTGAATTATGGAGGTACTTCTAAAAGACGTTCTCTGTTTACTGCAATAATTATTGGGCTAGTTGCTATCCTTATATTATCTATCATAATTTCAGTATCAATAGGACAAGTATCTATTCCATTCAGCCAATCTTATAGAATATTAATCTATAAATTAACTGGATTACAAACTGGTAATTTAGATCAATTTATGAATGGAATGTTTGAGGAGATTATTTGGCAAATTCGTTTTCCTAGAGTGCTACTAGCTATGATTGCAGGAATTGGACTTACATTATGTGGTGTAGTTATGCAGGCTTCTGTACAAAATCCTTTAGCTGATCCTTATATTTTAGGAATTTCTTCTGGTGCTTCATTAGGAGCAACATTTTCAATTATGATTGGATTTGGTGTTGCAGGTACTTTAAGTGAGCTTGGAGTTGCTTTTTGGGCATTTATTGGCGCATTTGGTGCTGGGGCTTTAGTTATGGGGCTTGCCAGTATTGGTGGAAAAATGTCCTCTGTAAAATTAGTACTTGCTGGAACTGTTATCAATGCTTTATGCAATGCGATTTCAAGTTTTATTGTTTATTTTGCTAAGGATGCAGAAGGAATTCGTTCTGTAACATTTTGGACTATGGGAAGTTTAACCTCTGCACAGTGGGGAAAGCTTCCTATTATTACTACCATTGTAATGTTAGCTGTGGTGCTATTTTTATCTCAGGCAAGAATAATGAATACTATGATGATGGGAGAAGAGACGGCGGTTACTTTAGGAATAAATCTTAATTTTTATAGGAGATTTTATATGGTGATTTCAGTTGCGGTAACAGGTGTTATAGTAGCAACTTGTGGGATTATAGGATTTGTGGGATTAATTGTTCCTCATATTGTTAGAAGTATTGTTGGCTCAGATAACAAACGACTTTTACCAACAAGTATACTATTTAGTGCAATATTTTTAATTTGGGCAGATATTTTTGCTAGAACAATTATTCCAAATGGAGAACTACCAATTGGCATCATTACATCTCTTCTTGGAGCACCTGTGTTTATGTACATGCTAGTAAAGAGAAGTTATGGATTTGGAGGTAAGTAA
- a CDS encoding helix-turn-helix domain-containing protein has translation MKNKFHINTKQGCSSMIMQYSSIRTQFATIRDSINFNDEKEIIYDIKPQYGKGCIKFYKLMGNVMLIIYDTIFNHDMITEFDLSEEYFEIEYCADGCLNIHEDKVGNMCLSKNELSISMSRETCGRVVNCAGKKYQGISITGERSAIASYFGSCGIGLWEDTIEELENELRNQYYQGINVSPEIANVFLQIFNCSLPEKSKILFFESKVMEILSKIVSYEILGTNKINHFQLDEFEINQIKKIPEVLMKNLYELPTVNILSKQLAINKNKLAKGFKAIYGDTIFRYHRKMCLERATILLLDTDKSINEIALDVGYSNPSNFCYAFKKEFGVTPLQYKDDSLKLVN, from the coding sequence ATGAAAAATAAATTTCATATAAATACAAAACAAGGATGTTCATCAATGATTATGCAATATTCATCAATACGCACCCAATTCGCAACAATACGAGATTCTATTAATTTTAATGATGAAAAAGAAATTATATATGATATAAAACCCCAATATGGTAAAGGCTGCATAAAATTTTATAAACTTATGGGAAATGTCATGCTTATAATTTATGATACAATATTTAATCATGATATGATAACAGAATTTGACCTATCGGAAGAGTATTTTGAAATAGAATATTGTGCTGATGGTTGCTTAAATATTCATGAAGATAAAGTAGGGAATATGTGTCTTTCTAAAAATGAACTTTCTATATCAATGTCTCGTGAAACCTGCGGAAGAGTAGTTAATTGTGCAGGTAAGAAATATCAAGGGATTTCAATTACTGGTGAAAGATCAGCTATAGCATCATATTTCGGTAGCTGTGGCATTGGGCTATGGGAAGATACGATAGAGGAATTAGAAAATGAACTTAGAAATCAGTATTATCAAGGAATAAATGTTTCTCCTGAAATAGCAAACGTATTTTTGCAAATATTTAATTGCAGTTTACCAGAGAAATCGAAAATTTTATTCTTTGAAAGCAAAGTAATGGAAATATTATCAAAGATAGTATCCTATGAAATTCTAGGGACAAATAAAATAAATCATTTCCAGTTGGATGAATTTGAAATTAATCAGATAAAAAAGATACCAGAGGTATTAATGAAAAATTTATATGAACTTCCAACAGTAAATATTCTATCTAAGCAACTAGCAATAAATAAGAATAAATTAGCAAAGGGATTTAAAGCAATATATGGTGATACTATATTCAGATACCATAGAAAAATGTGCCTAGAGCGTGCTACTATATTATTATTAGATACTGATAAATCTATTAATGAAATTGCTCTTGATGTAGGATATTCAAATCCAAGTAATTTTTGTTATGCATTTAAAAAGGAGTTTGGAGTAACCCCTTTGCAATATAAAGATGATTCTTTAAAACTTGTAAATTAA
- a CDS encoding glycosyltransferase family 39 protein: protein MKKIKFTKENITLSLIFILSLILNLANLNIEGYANQYYAAGVKSMTLSLKNFFFVSFDPASFVSIDKPPLGFWIQAIFAKIFGFSGWSIILPQAIAGVVSVGLIYVIIKRSFGTVAGLISAICLAVTPVFVAVSRNNTCDNLLVLTLLLACLVLSKAAEKGKLKYLLISLAIVGIGFNIKMLQAYMIIPAIYITYLLSNAVSFKKRIVHLMAGTVILLLVSLSWAFIVDLIPEESRPYVGSSTNNSVMELIMGHNGLERLGIGSKPTQGGGAPGGIDGKNQQKTHGTSSATKNKNSKQTSKDNGQTEGEPSSIDNDQMQGEPPSMDNGEMQGQPPSMNNGQVQSTQPNTQQEGKGNGNPPNSDGKGPGGMPPGGNGMQKPNGGGMGGTFGGQEVASIARLFSNNSLSDQIIWLFPLALFGFIAAAIKEKLNKTFDNKRKLSLVLWSMWLLPEFIYFSFTKGLFHPYYLTMLAPPIAALSGIGIVSMWELYNEEGWKSWILPVALIADGLTQILILSYYYNISNTAKILTTIVAVLCIVSSIILAIVNLRKNKKDILKFKNIKFKKPLVTIALMGLLITPLVCSATTIFYPVSGTFPSAGLSLITNKQKDGFKMDNSNSGNTKLIEFLKSHKTNEKYILVTSSTNGYASDIIINSGESVMALGGFFGTDKVITLDEFKKLLNNGEVRYVMVGGIGGNSSSDIMNWVKENGKVVSESEWKNSNEVNSERVNKDNNNKENSNSNTKQFGPEGKGNSEQLYDLKNYTDTTTKK, encoded by the coding sequence ATGAAAAAAATAAAGTTTACAAAAGAGAATATAACGTTATCGTTAATTTTCATATTATCTTTAATATTAAATTTAGCGAATTTGAACATAGAAGGATACGCAAATCAATATTATGCTGCAGGTGTAAAAAGTATGACTTTAAGTTTAAAGAATTTTTTCTTTGTATCCTTTGATCCAGCTAGTTTTGTAAGTATTGATAAGCCACCTTTAGGTTTTTGGATACAAGCTATATTTGCTAAAATATTTGGTTTTAGCGGATGGAGCATAATATTACCTCAGGCTATTGCTGGGGTAGTATCAGTAGGATTAATATATGTTATTATTAAAAGAAGCTTTGGAACTGTTGCAGGTCTTATTTCTGCAATATGTCTTGCAGTTACGCCTGTTTTTGTAGCTGTAAGTAGAAATAACACTTGTGATAATTTACTTGTTTTAACACTACTATTAGCTTGTTTAGTTCTTTCCAAGGCAGCAGAAAAAGGGAAACTAAAATATCTTTTAATAAGTTTAGCAATTGTAGGGATCGGATTTAATATAAAAATGCTTCAAGCATATATGATAATACCAGCTATATATATAACTTATCTTCTTTCTAATGCAGTATCCTTTAAAAAAAGAATAGTTCATCTTATGGCTGGTACAGTTATTTTACTTTTAGTTTCATTGTCCTGGGCTTTTATTGTAGACTTAATACCTGAGGAAAGTAGACCTTATGTAGGAAGTAGTACTAATAATTCGGTTATGGAGCTTATAATGGGACATAATGGACTTGAGAGACTTGGTATTGGTAGTAAGCCTACTCAGGGAGGTGGAGCCCCGGGAGGAATAGATGGGAAAAATCAACAAAAAACTCATGGGACCTCTAGTGCAACTAAAAATAAAAATTCGAAGCAAACATCAAAGGATAATGGCCAAACCGAAGGAGAACCATCATCAATAGACAATGATCAAATGCAAGGAGAACCTCCATCAATGGATAATGGAGAAATGCAAGGACAACCTCCATCAATGAATAATGGACAGGTGCAAAGTACACAGCCTAATACTCAACAAGAGGGAAAAGGGAATGGTAATCCTCCGAATAGTGATGGAAAAGGTCCCGGTGGAATGCCTCCAGGAGGTAATGGAATGCAGAAGCCTAATGGAGGAGGAATGGGAGGAACCTTTGGGGGTCAAGAAGTTGCAAGTATTGCTAGATTATTCTCTAATAATAGCTTATCAGACCAAATTATTTGGTTATTTCCCCTTGCCCTATTTGGATTTATAGCAGCGGCAATAAAAGAAAAGTTAAATAAGACTTTTGATAATAAAAGAAAGTTGTCATTAGTACTATGGAGTATGTGGCTATTACCTGAATTTATATACTTCAGTTTTACAAAAGGGTTATTTCATCCTTATTATTTAACTATGCTTGCTCCACCAATTGCGGCTTTGTCAGGAATTGGAATTGTGTCAATGTGGGAGTTATATAATGAGGAAGGATGGAAATCTTGGATTTTACCAGTGGCACTTATTGCAGATGGATTAACTCAGATATTAATATTATCTTATTATTATAATATATCAAATACGGCTAAAATTTTAACTACAATAGTAGCAGTTTTATGCATTGTATCTTCCATTATACTAGCTATTGTTAATTTAAGAAAAAATAAAAAAGATATATTAAAGTTTAAGAATATAAAATTTAAGAAACCACTGGTTACTATTGCTTTAATGGGCCTCTTAATAACTCCTTTAGTTTGTTCTGCTACTACAATTTTTTATCCAGTATCTGGTACCTTCCCATCTGCTGGATTATCATTAATCACTAATAAGCAAAAGGATGGCTTTAAAATGGATAATTCTAATAGTGGAAACACAAAGTTGATAGAATTTTTAAAAAGCCATAAAACAAATGAAAAATATATTCTTGTTACTTCATCTACTAATGGTTATGCTTCAGATATAATTATCAATAGTGGAGAATCAGTAATGGCACTTGGAGGTTTCTTTGGAACAGATAAAGTAATTACTCTAGATGAATTTAAAAAATTACTTAATAATGGAGAAGTTAGATATGTAATGGTAGGTGGTATAGGAGGAAACTCAAGTAGCGATATTATGAATTGGGTTAAAGAAAATGGTAAAGTTGTTTCAGAAAGTGAATGGAAAAATTCAAATGAGGTAAATAGTGAAAGAGTTAATAAGGACAACAATAATAAAGAAAACTCAAACTCAAATACTAAACAATTCGGCCCAGAAGGAAAAGGGAATTCTGAACAGTTATATGATTTAAAAAATTATACTGATACTACAACAAAAAAATAG
- a CDS encoding sensor histidine kinase, producing MSILNMVEKSLSLIIYIIGFYILYIVYKRFLGFKIKTQYAIIAMLIIPDVPLFIVEKFNIESRYQWIPAAIYFFVFSLIFCNGTCFKKVIVTIIYNCFNEIFQYMTVPFIFVSNYTWVLNSPYQTEQINRILNQIFFIISRFLYILILNFILENCWSDDGVKDFKYILLFVVPNVFIVVLLCEYFKLYYQNYNVNNSLFNNIKMFGFASTALVCALFTVIILDRLIKENIIRQKELLLRQQFNIQAGHYKNLQIQFKNTRAFKHDINNHLICIKNLITDGDIKSTETYLKKVTKSLENLNLKVNTGSPFADAVISEKYNISIDKGIEFKCNVKVPTNIKMDFFDLCVILGNALDNAIEACEKIADESIKKYIHITSIVNKSFIVFEIENSMKGYINKDYLYTDKTDDINHGFGLLNIESITKKYFGTTYIESSENTFVLNVMLQVL from the coding sequence GTGTCTATTTTAAATATGGTAGAAAAAAGTCTATCTTTAATTATATACATAATAGGCTTTTATATATTATATATAGTATATAAAAGATTTTTAGGGTTTAAAATAAAGACTCAATATGCAATTATAGCAATGCTTATAATACCTGATGTGCCTTTATTTATTGTAGAGAAATTTAATATAGAAAGTAGATATCAGTGGATACCTGCAGCTATATATTTCTTTGTATTTTCATTAATATTTTGTAATGGGACGTGCTTTAAAAAAGTTATAGTTACTATAATCTATAATTGTTTCAATGAGATTTTTCAGTATATGACAGTACCCTTTATTTTTGTGTCAAATTATACTTGGGTATTAAATTCACCTTATCAGACAGAACAGATAAATAGAATATTAAACCAGATATTTTTTATTATTTCACGTTTTCTATATATTCTAATACTAAATTTTATATTAGAAAATTGCTGGAGTGATGATGGAGTTAAAGATTTTAAATATATATTATTATTCGTAGTTCCTAATGTGTTTATAGTAGTTTTACTATGTGAATATTTTAAGCTTTATTACCAAAATTATAATGTGAATAACTCATTATTTAATAATATAAAGATGTTTGGATTTGCATCTACAGCTTTAGTTTGTGCGCTATTTACAGTAATAATTTTAGATAGGCTCATAAAAGAAAATATAATTAGACAGAAGGAATTGTTATTAAGACAGCAATTTAATATACAAGCTGGGCATTATAAAAATTTGCAGATACAATTTAAAAATACTAGAGCATTTAAGCATGATATAAATAATCATTTGATTTGTATTAAAAATTTGATTACAGATGGTGATATAAAAAGTACAGAAACTTATTTAAAAAAAGTAACAAAATCATTAGAAAATCTTAATTTAAAAGTAAATACAGGAAGCCCCTTTGCTGATGCTGTTATAAGCGAAAAATATAATATTAGTATAGATAAAGGTATAGAATTTAAGTGTAATGTAAAAGTACCAACTAATATAAAAATGGATTTTTTTGATCTATGTGTAATACTTGGTAACGCTTTAGATAATGCAATAGAGGCTTGTGAAAAAATTGCAGATGAGAGTATAAAGAAATATATACATATAACAAGTATTGTCAATAAGTCATTTATAGTATTTGAAATAGAGAATAGTATGAAAGGTTATATAAATAAAGATTATCTGTATACAGATAAAACTGATGACATAAATCATGGATTTGGACTTTTAAATATTGAAAGTATTACTAAAAAGTATTTTGGAACTACTTATATTGAAAGTAGTGAGAATACGTTTGTGCTAAATGTTATGTTACAAGTGCTATAA
- a CDS encoding sensor histidine kinase, giving the protein MMKRLRFKSLTMRIWTTFTAIILIIICSISFLYLVAFKRISENSKLEDLKVAHDVLLNSNNFNEQNRFDELKSLKGSDHFIAKIDENDKYKIIDIGKRKEEPPPIEKKNPPPRPASDEIKMWMASYIIGNNIQQKQFKEYHNNVKFIFIISSIKNAGGEKLYLISYIPEIQDNVLLYTVIIIGVVFIGIGFFTARLVANYISRPLRELEDYTVKIAHKDWREPVKIKNDDEIGRLVDSMNRMQKELKKIDEEEKMFLQSISHDLKTPVMVIMSHAQAIIDGMYIESVEETAEIIKDEAAILEKKIKQLLYLNTLAYSLENNSENIGFELHNLLFNIISRFEIVNSKIQWNLDIDKVVIKGNPEKIRVAIENILDNGLRYAEGQISVTLKKENSVAVLEIYNDGPNIDKNNIDHIFKNLYKDRTGNFGLGLAISKKIIDFYNGEIKAVNRDNGVSFIIKYPID; this is encoded by the coding sequence ATGATGAAAAGATTAAGATTTAAGTCATTAACAATGAGGATATGGACAACATTCACTGCTATAATTTTAATAATAATATGTAGTATTTCATTTTTATATTTAGTTGCCTTTAAGAGAATTAGTGAAAATTCAAAGCTAGAGGATTTAAAAGTGGCTCATGATGTTTTATTAAACAGCAATAATTTTAATGAACAAAATAGATTCGATGAATTAAAAAGTCTTAAAGGAAGTGATCATTTTATTGCAAAAATAGATGAGAATGATAAATATAAAATTATAGATATAGGTAAAAGAAAAGAGGAACCACCACCAATAGAAAAGAAGAATCCACCCCCAAGACCTGCTAGTGATGAAATAAAAATGTGGATGGCCAGTTATATTATAGGTAATAATATTCAGCAAAAGCAATTTAAAGAATATCATAACAACGTGAAATTTATCTTTATAATAAGTTCAATTAAAAACGCAGGAGGGGAAAAACTTTATTTAATATCTTATATACCCGAAATACAAGATAATGTATTATTATATACAGTAATAATTATAGGAGTTGTATTTATTGGTATAGGATTTTTCACTGCTAGATTAGTTGCAAATTATATTTCAAGGCCTTTAAGAGAGCTTGAGGACTATACTGTGAAAATAGCTCATAAGGATTGGAGGGAACCTGTTAAAATTAAAAATGATGATGAGATAGGTAGATTGGTAGATTCAATGAATCGTATGCAAAAAGAGTTAAAAAAGATTGATGAAGAAGAAAAAATGTTTCTACAAAGCATATCTCATGATTTAAAAACTCCAGTAATGGTAATTATGAGCCATGCTCAAGCTATTATAGATGGTATGTATATAGAATCAGTTGAAGAAACTGCTGAAATAATAAAAGATGAGGCAGCTATTCTTGAGAAAAAAATTAAACAATTATTGTACTTAAATACTCTTGCCTATAGTTTAGAAAATAATAGTGAAAATATAGGATTTGAGTTACATAATTTATTGTTTAATATTATAAGTAGATTTGAGATAGTTAATAGTAAAATTCAATGGAATTTAGATATTGATAAGGTTGTTATAAAAGGAAATCCTGAAAAAATACGAGTAGCTATTGAAAATATATTAGATAATGGACTTAGGTATGCAGAAGGGCAAATTTCTGTAACTCTTAAAAAAGAAAATTCTGTTGCAGTCTTAGAAATTTATAATGATGGACCTAATATTGATAAAAATAATATAGATCATATTTTTAAAAATTTATATAAAGATAGGACTGGAAATTTTGGCCTCGGTTTAGCGATTTCTAAAAAAATTATAGATTTTTATAATGGAGAAATAAAAGCAGTAAATAGAGATAATGGTGTAAGTTTCATAATTAAATATCCTATAGATTAG
- a CDS encoding LytR/AlgR family response regulator transcription factor translates to MIKIAVCDDEILQRLDIIKKIKSVLENNYCDYHYDIEEFSSGEQLIFSDIYFDIVFSDIKMDKFSGIDIAKHMRENNNDTKIVFITAFKEYVFEAFDVGAFHYLIKPVDEKKIFKIMDRILKMFSYKENNEKCIIVKKGKNTIKVLLDNIHFFEVQNRIINIHTQREVIQYYDKIKNIEAEVPRNSFFRCHRSYIVNLKYVMKFDKTEIVLDNNTKIMLAKGKYDEFSKTFLKYIKGGLV, encoded by the coding sequence ATGATTAAGATTGCGGTTTGTGATGATGAGATCCTTCAGAGGCTTGATATTATAAAAAAAATTAAAAGTGTCTTAGAAAATAATTATTGTGATTATCATTATGATATTGAAGAATTTAGTAGTGGAGAGCAACTGATTTTTTCTGATATTTATTTTGATATTGTGTTTTCGGATATAAAAATGGACAAGTTCTCTGGTATAGATATAGCTAAGCATATGAGAGAAAATAATAATGATACAAAGATTGTTTTCATAACAGCCTTTAAAGAATATGTTTTTGAAGCCTTTGATGTAGGTGCATTTCATTATCTTATAAAACCTGTAGATGAAAAAAAGATATTTAAAATTATGGATAGAATCCTAAAGATGTTTAGCTATAAAGAAAATAACGAGAAGTGTATTATAGTTAAAAAAGGAAAAAATACAATAAAAGTTTTATTAGATAACATACATTTTTTTGAGGTGCAGAATAGAATTATAAATATACATACCCAAAGAGAAGTAATACAATATTATGATAAAATTAAAAATATAGAGGCAGAGGTTCCTAGAAATAGTTTTTTTAGATGTCATAGGAGTTATATAGTGAACCTGAAATATGTAATGAAATTTGATAAAACAGAAATAGTGCTTGATAACAATACAAAAATAATGTTAGCAAAAGGAAAATATGATGAGTTTTCTAAGACATTTTTAAAGTACATAAAGGGAGGTTTAGTATAA
- a CDS encoding glycosyltransferase family 2 protein, with translation MINKIVYSIVVPLYNEELVIDESYRRLKAVMDSTKESYEIIFINDGSKDLTKEKANNICKKDGKIKLVNFSRNFGHQAAITAGMDVARGKAIVVIDADLQDPPEVILEMIKKWKQGYEVVYGKRDKREGEGFFKKFTAKMFYRVLKDITNIDIPVDTGDFRLIDRKVCDTLISLPEKNRYVRGLVSWVGYNQTAVEFVRQERFAGKTKYPLKKMIKLALDGITSFSYKPLTVASYVGGTIFSIGTIVFITEIIKAVINCTDILSLGMILSINLIMFGLIFFTMGIMGQYIGRIFDESKNRPMYIIDNTINYEKADKKYEIND, from the coding sequence GTGATTAATAAAATAGTTTATTCCATAGTTGTTCCTTTATATAATGAAGAACTTGTTATTGATGAAAGTTATAGAAGATTAAAGGCAGTTATGGATTCTACAAAAGAAAGTTATGAAATTATATTTATAAATGATGGAAGTAAAGATTTAACTAAAGAAAAAGCAAATAACATATGTAAAAAAGATGGGAAAATAAAACTTGTGAATTTTTCTAGAAATTTTGGGCACCAAGCTGCTATAACTGCAGGAATGGATGTAGCTAGAGGGAAGGCTATAGTGGTAATTGATGCAGATCTTCAAGATCCACCAGAAGTTATTCTTGAGATGATTAAAAAATGGAAACAGGGTTATGAGGTAGTATATGGGAAAAGAGATAAAAGAGAAGGAGAAGGATTTTTTAAAAAATTTACTGCTAAGATGTTTTATAGAGTGCTAAAAGACATAACAAATATAGATATCCCAGTAGATACAGGAGATTTCAGACTTATAGATAGAAAGGTATGTGATACTTTAATATCACTTCCAGAAAAAAACAGATATGTAAGAGGTTTAGTAAGTTGGGTTGGATATAATCAAACTGCTGTAGAGTTTGTAAGACAAGAAAGATTTGCAGGGAAAACTAAATATCCATTGAAAAAGATGATAAAGTTAGCTTTGGATGGAATAACATCCTTTTCATATAAACCACTTACAGTTGCTAGTTATGTTGGAGGGACAATATTTTCTATAGGCACTATTGTATTTATAACTGAGATTATAAAGGCTGTAATAAACTGTACGGATATATTAAGTTTAGGGATGATATTATCAATTAATTTAATTATGTTTGGATTGATATTTTTTACTATGGGTATAATGGGTCAATATATTGGAAGGATTTTTGATGAAAGTAAAAATAGACCTATGTATATAATTGATAATACTATAAATTATGAAAAGGCTGATAAAAAATATGAGATTAATGACTAA